In Granulicella mallensis MP5ACTX8, the sequence CGGCAGCTCGATGGTGTTGGAGATCAGGAGGCCGAGGATGATGGCCCAGAGGACGTACTCGATGCGAGGGAAGGGGACGTGGTGCGCCGATTGGAGCCAGGCGCCGAGGCTCTCCAATCCCTTGCCTGCGACACCGATACCGAAGAGAAGCAGCGTTCCGGGCAGCAACGCGAGAATCTGCTGGGGGCGCGAGGGGCGTTCGGTACTGGGGGGCAACGAGATGGTCTGAGCGGACAAGAAAGGGTTACCAGCCGATGTGATGAATGATGTTCAGTCGAATCAGAGCGGCGAACGCCAGGGCGATCGCGATGGCGACGACATCGGCATTGAAGGCGAGCTTGATGTTGGCGACGGCTTTGGAGGTCTGGAAGCGGGGGGCCATGGATAACTCCTGCTGGATGCTTTGCGTGTGAGGGAAGGAGATCGTGGGCTCAGAAACAGAAAACCCACGCTGCTCGGGGGAGCTGTGCGTGGGTGGTTTGAGCCTGGGGCGAAGGCTTTTAGCCGCTTCGCTTTAGAGCAAACAGACACCGGCGCAACAGCGCGGCATGCGACAACACATGCAACAGAGGGCGGCGGTGTGGATCTGCTTCATCAGGTTTAGAGCCTAACTGGGTGGAGGGGTGGTGTCAAGATTGGGATTAGCGAGTCAGCGGGGAGGTGGGGGAGCCAAAGCTGTATGACAGGTTGTACACTCATCGGCGAGGTCATGAGATGAATGTGCGGTTGATAGCGGTTTTGGCGGTCGGAACGATGTTGGCTGGGGGAAGTGCGGCGCGGGCGCAGGGCGATCCGGCGCGGGCGTTTGATGCGGCAACTGCCGCAATTCGGAAGCCGGGAACGACGGTGCGGATCGACCTGATTGGCGATTCGACCCAGACCAACAACGCCGGCTATGGCCGTGGATTCTGCGCTAACTTTACGGCGCAGGTGGACTGCGTGAACATGGCGCGTGGCGGAGCCAGTACGGGGACGTTCCGTGAACTGGGCCTGTGGGACCGCTCACTGGCCACCAAGCCGGACTACATGGTGATTCAATTTGGGCACAACGACTTCGTGACAGCCGAGCATCTGCCCCGGCAGGTGCCGCTGCCCCAGTACATCGAGAACCTGAAGCGGTATGTGACCGAGGCCCGCGCGGCGAAGATTACGCCGGTGCTGGTGACTCCGCTGACGCGGCGATACTTCGGCACGGATGGCAAGGTCCACTCCGACCTGCAGGAGTACAGCGAAGCCATGCGTGGCGTGGCGCGTGAGATGAAGGTTCCGTTGATCGAGCTGCAGAACGAGAGCATCGCTTATCTGGACAAGGTGGGCGAAGCCGAGGGTGACAAGCTCGCGATCACGAAGAAGGACACGGACGGCAAGACGATCTTCGACAAGACGCATTTGGACTGGGCGGGGAGTTACGTCTTCGGGCGCATGGTGGCGGTCGACCTGGGGAAGGCCGTGCCTTCTCTGAAGAAGTATGTGCGTCCTGAGGCTGCGACGCTTCCTCCCGAGGGGGAGAAGGCGATGCGCATTATCAACGGCGGTCCGGCAATGATTGTGCTGGTAGGGGACTCCACCGTAGCGACCGAAGGTGGATGGGGGCCGGGCTTTTGCGCGGTGATGACGAAGAACATTACGTGCATCGACGATGCGCTGAATGGGCGCAGCACGAAGAGCTTTCGCGATGAGGGTGCATGGAAGAAGGCGCTGGACCACAAGGGCGACTACTACCTGATCCAGTTTGGGCACAATGACGAGAAGACCGACGAGAAGCGTCACACCGATCCGGAGACGACTTACGCGGCGCAGATTCGGCAGTACATCACAGAAGCCCGGGCGATTGGTGCGGTGCCGGTGGTGCTTTCGCCGCTGGCGCGGAGGACGTTCAAGGACGGCAAGCCCTCGAACGACGATCTGCGGCTCTATGCCAATGCCGCGCGGCGTGTGGCGGAGGAAGAGGACGTGACGTTCATCGATCTGCTTTCGCTTTCGACTGCGGTGCTGGCCAAGGGCACGCAGGCGGATGCGGACACCTTCAATGCGGTGGGGCATGAGGATGCGCGGGCTGAGCAAGGCAAGTCGGGGATCGACCGGACGCATTTGGACGACAAGGGCAAGGCTGTATTCGGGCGGATTGTTGCCGATAACCTTGTGCGCACTCGGGTAGAGTTGGGGCCGGATGTGATTGGTGTTCCGGCGCAGGCCGCTGCCGCGGTGCCGACGCAGGCTGCGCCTACGGATGGGAAGTAAGTCTTCTATTTTGAAGAGGGTCTACTGACCAGTCGAGGATCGAAGTTCGCGGTTTGCGATTTTACGATGGTGATGCGAGCTGAGTCAGGATGCAGTGGATTCAGCAGGTAGTTGAAGGTATGGGGAAGGATGGCAGAGGGAACGCGTGCAAGCGCTGAACGTCGCGATTTCAGCCATGTATCGCCAAGGCTTCGCGTGAGTGCAATATTTGATTTCCAACGCTCGCCCCGGGGAACGTTGAGAAGTGGAATCCGCAATTTGGGCGGAACAGAAATTTGCAACAGCTTATAACTTGGCGGGAGTTCATTCTCATTGAGTTCGAGGTGTACAAGCACTTCGATGAGTGCGCCTGGAGGAGAGGCGGCTAAATAGACAATGGGTGAGCCTGCGCTATGCCAGCGCGCCGCATAGCGACGACCGCCCTCGCCGTTCAGAGAACGATAGTTGCTGATTCGCCAGAGTTCCACTAGGCAAACATGCCTTCGTCGATTTGGCCGAGCATCTCTTCTACCATGCGAGCGCCCACTTCCGTGCGGAGCATATCCATGGGGGTGCGACCGTCGAAGCGCTTTTTGGGTTTATTGAGCCAGGTCCGGGCAAGATCGGGATCCTCAAAGACGGCGACCGTATGGTCGAAGACGCGGACGAGGCGCGCCAGCTTATCGGACTCATCCGTAGAGAGCGATTCCTTGCGCGCTCGCCGATGCTTGAGCGTGCGTGCCGGAATAACCACCTCGTAGATGTCTTTGAGCGGTAATCCGGAGGTTGCGACGAAGTCGGACATTGCGGCAACGGGCACCCCGGACTCCACACTGGCCAGGTTGAGATGCAGGGTGGTCAGGAGTGGGGTCGAGAAGACCGGCTTGGCTGCGCTTGCCATGGAGACATTATGCCATAAAGAGAGAGGCATAATGTCTCCATGAGGGTTGAGTTGGGGAACTCCATAAGCTAGGCGATAGCAGAGCTAACCAGTGCTTTAGCTTCGGCTTGAATCTCCTTCAGGTGGTCTGCGCCGTGGAAGCTTTCGGCGTAGATCTTGTAGACGTCTTCCGTCCCGGAGGGGCGTGCGGCGAACCAGCCGTTTTCGGTGGTGACCTTTAGCCCGCCGATGCTGGCCTTGTTGCCGGGAGCTTCGGTGAGGATCGCGGTGATGGGTTCGCCTGCCAGCGTGGTTGCCGTGACCTGCTCGGGGGAGAGCTTGGACAGCTTGGCCTTTTCTTCCTTCGTGGCTGCGGCGTCGATGCGCTGGTAGACGGGTGAGCCGTACTTGGCGGTGAGTTCGTTGTAGTGCTGGCCGGGATCTTTGCCGGTGCGGGCTGTCATCTCGGCAGCGAGCAATCCGAGGATGAGGCCGTCCTTGTCGGTCGTCCAGACGGTGCCGTCGCGGCGCAGGAAGGTTGCGCCCGCGGACTCTTCGCCGACGAAGCCCAGCTTGCCTTCGAGCAGCCCGTCGACAAACCACTTGAAGCCTACCGGCACCTCGAGCATCGGGCGGTTGAGGCCTTTGGCTACGCGGTCGATGATGCTCGATGAGACCAGCGTCTTGCCGATGCCGACCTGCGCCGACCAGTGGGGCCGGTGCGTGCAGAGATATTGAATGCAGACAGCAAGGTAGTGATTGGGATTGAGCAGGCCTGAAGACCGCGTGACGATGCCGTGGCGATCGTGGTCGGTGTCGCAGGCCCAGGCCACATCGAACTTGTCCTTGTTCGCGATCATGCTGGCCATTGCGTTGGGTGAGGAGCAGTCCATGCGGATACGTCCGTCCCAGTCGAGGGTCATGAAGCGGAAGGTGGGATCGACGTAAGGATTCAGGATCTCGAGCGGCAGCTTATACTGCTCGGCGATACGCGGCCAGTAGTCGACGCCCGCGCCGCCGAGAGGATCGACCGCGAGCTTGAGGCCGGTGCCGTTCAGCGCTTCGAAGTCGATGACGTTTGCGAGATCGTTAACGTAAGCGGTGATGAAGTCGTGGCGATGCGTGGTCTCCGCGGCGAGGGCCTTCGCAAAGGAGAGGCGGTGGACGCCCTGCAGCTTAGCCGCGATCAGTTCGTTGGCGCGGTTCTCGATCCACTTGGTCGCACTGGTGTCCGCGGGGCCGCCGTTGGGTGGGTTGTACTTGAAGCCGCCGTCCTCGGGCGGGTTGTGCGAGGGCGTGATGACGATGCCGTCGGCACGCTCTTTGGCGCCGCTGCCGTTGTACTCCAGGATCGCGTGCGAGAGCACGGGAGTTGGCGTATAGCCAAGGTCCTTGTCGATCATGACCGTTACACCGTTGCCGCTCAGCACCTCGAGAGCGGCGATGAATGCGGGCTCGGAGAGAGCGTGCGTGTCCTTGGCGAGGAAGAGCGGACCGTCGGTCTTCTGCTCCGCTCGAAACTCGCAGATGGCCTGCGTGATGGCAATGATGTGTGCGTAGTTGAAGCTGGTGGTCAGCGACGATCCGCGATGTCCGCTGGTGCCGAAGCTGACGCGCTGCGCCGGGTCTTCCGGATTGGGGTGGCCGGCGTAGAACGCCGCCACGAGACGCGGCAGATTGACGAGCTTATCGGGGGATGAGAGGTGGCCGGGGGTGTTGAGCGGTGCGTCGATGGACATGAGGGAAGGATAAAGCAGAAGGGCAGGGATTAGGGATTAGGGACTAGGGATTAGTCGTTGCACGAGCCCGTTTTCTAATCCCTAATCCCTGTTCCCTAATCCCTGTGTTCTACTGCGGTCCGTGATATTCCTCTACGGGATCGGCGCTGTGGACCCAGGCGGAGTAGATGAGGTCGCGGAGTTCGATGGCTCCGGCGGCCAGGCGCTCCTCGGCGAAGGTTTTGGCTTCCGGTGTGCCTGCGTCGGTAAAGCCGCCGGTCTTCTCGATCTGGTAGGTCTTTTCGACGAAACTGTTGGTGTGGCGCAGATAGTTGAGATAGCTGGTCCACTCGTCGTCGATGGGTTTGGGCTGGGTTGCGGCGACCAGTGGAGCGACGTCGGCAGGCTTGATGTTCGCTGAGACGTACAGGCTCTCGAAGAGGGAGTGGATCTTGTGGTCGGTGGTGTAGCCGTTGGGATTGGGGCCGGTCCAGCCGTTGTACTGGATGGTCGTGTGCAAGGGCTGCGAGCCGTCGCCAACATAGTGACCAAGCCAGCCCGCTTCAAAGAGGATGACTGTCTGGACGGGAGCGGTGTCCTTGTTGGCGGCGACGAGTTTGCGGTACTCGCGAAGGTCGGTCTTCAGGCGTTGCCAGACTTCCTCGACCTGCCAGGGTTGCAGTCCGACGTTCTCTTTCAGCACTACGTCCGGATGCTTCGGCTGCGCGGCGGCAAGTGCGCGCAGAAAGTCGTAACGCTCTTTGGGGAAGCTATAACCGGCGATGCAGTTGGGTGTGCCTTCGGCGCAGGGTGTGGCAGCGTAGAGGGCCTCTTCGTAGTCGAAGAAGTGGTCGGGCGATTGGGTGTCGCTGAGTTCTTTTTCGTTGCGGCCTTTCCAGCGGTCGGGCTCGGGGCCGAGGTACTCCATGGTGTCGAGTGCGTTGCCGTTGCGGAGGAACGCCGGGACGTCTGACGGCAGATACTGCGCGGCAAGACGGTTGATCATCATGTGACCGTCGCGTCCCCAGGCCCAGGCGGGCTGCGCGGCGAGGACGCTGAGAAGGGAAGTCGCGACGGCGACGCGGGTGAAGGCGGAGAGCTTTTGCATAATGGGCAGTATACGGATGGGGTGTTAACGGAGTTGCTGATGCTTTTAGTTTTTGCTGTTGTTTTTGCTTTTCTGGTTGTCATTCCGACCCTGAGCGAAGCCGAAGGGGAGTGAACTTGTTTTCTCCCGTTTTTAACTCATGCCGGTACAAGCTATGCCACTTAGTTCCTATATGCGATTTCTAGGTGGTACGAACAAAGAACGGGAGACAGCAGGTTCGCTCGCTGCGCTCGGAATGACAACCAGAAAGGCAACAGCAACGACAACAACAACGACAAGAGCAACGACAAGAGCAGAAGCAGATTCCCTGCGGGAATGACAAGCCAGAAAAGCAAGGGCAAGAGCAAGAGCAAGAGCAAGAGCAAGAGCAAAAGCAAGAGCAAAAGCAAGAGCAAAAGCAAAAGCAAGAGCAAGAGCAAGAGCAAAAGCAAAAGCAAAAGCAAAAGCAAAAGCAAAAGCAAGAACAACGGTGACAGCTACACCAGTACTGGTTCTTCCGCCAGCACAGGACTGCCGAAGACCCTGCGGTAGCGAGCGATCTCTTCGACGGGCCCCGTTGCTTTGCTGGCGTTGTCCGAGAGCTTGACCGTGGGCTGTCCGTCCGCGCTGGTGACCTTGCACACGAGGCTGATCGGCTCGAAGGTGTCTTCACCGCGCGGGTGGCAGTCGCGGAAGTCGTTGGTCAGCAGGGTGCCCCAGCCGGCGCTGAAGCGGATGCGGCCGTTGAAGTACTCATGCAGGCGGATGATGGTGTCGACATCGAGCCCGTCCGAGGCGATGAGGCGTTTTTTGCGCGGGTCTTCCCCGTGCTTTAGGAGCCAGGAGATGTACTCGTCCCCGGCGATGAACGGATCTTTGGAGTCGACGCGCTCACCGGTCCATTTGGCAACCCAGTCGGGCGCTCCTTCGAGGAACTGCGTGGTGCCGAAGGTGTCGGGCAGGGCGATGAGCAGCTCTCCGCCGTAGCTGCGCTGCCACAGCTCCAGCACCTTGTACTGCGAGGTGCGGAGTTCCTGGTCGCTGCCGCGCGCAGCCATCGCGGCCATGGCCATCGGCAGCTCGTGCGCGTTGGTGCCGATGGCTTCGAGGTTGTGCTTATAGGCCAGCGCCGTGTTTGAGGTGCCGGAGAGCCGGTTGCCGAGCGCGGAGGAGAGGGCCTCGACCGCATACTCCTGCCACAGGAAGCTGTGGCGGCGGCGCGTGCCGAAGTCGGAGAGGCGCAGGCCTTCGACGGCGCGCAGCTTTTCGATCTTGTCCCAGAGGCGTGTCTTGGCACGCGCGTAGAGCACGTCGAGCTCCAGCTCGGAGAGCTCTGCCAGGGCCGCGCGCGTCTTCATCTCGCTGACGATGGCGAGCGAATAGACTTCCCACATCGTGACTTCAGTCCACAGGCCCGAGAAGCGGATGACGAGCTGGCCGTCGTGCTCGTGAATCTCGTAGTCGCTCAGGCGGAAGTCATGCTCCAGCCAGTCGAGGAACTCCGGCTGAAAGATCTGGCGTACGCCGTAGAACGTATTGCCGGCCAGCCATACAAGCTCCGACCGGCGGTAGCGCAGACCGCGCACATGCTCCATCTGCTCACGCAATGCGATGGCGGAGATACGTTCGGCCAGCTTGACCTTCAAGGTGCGGTTGTAGATCTCGCTCGTTACGGGGATGGCAGGAAAGTTCTTCCAAATGAACTGCAGCATCAGCAGCTTGTAGAAGTCGGTGTCGAGCAAAGAGCGCACGATAGGATCGAGCTTCCAGTTATGGTTATGCGCGCGCTCGGCGAAGTTAACGTTCATGTGTCGTTTCCTCTGGCATTTACAGGGTATCAACGCCAGGGAGACAACGTAGATACAAGGAGTTTGTCCCAACTCTATATCTCAGAGATAGGAGCGCGAAAATTTATTTTATGGAATAAAAGACAAGGTGGCTTGACATGACAAGGAGGTAGAAATAATATACTTGACAAATCAATATGACATTAATGCTCTAGATTCATGAACGATTTCGCCAATATCCGCACTCTTCAGCAAGCCATTATCGAGTTCTCAAACCCCGATAAGTGTATTGAGTACGTGGTTTCCATGCGCTGGCCTGATGGTGTCGTAATCTGCCCCATATGCGGACGGAATGACGTGACTTGGCTTTTGACTCAGCGCAAATGGCAATGCAAGTCCAAGCACGCCAAACGTCAGTTCTCCGCAAAAGTGGGAACTATCTTCGAGGATTCTCCCCTGGGTCTGGACAAGTGGCTGATGACCGCATGGATGATCGTCAATTGTAAGAACGGCGTGTCGTCCTATGAGATTTCGCGCAACATTGGCGTCACTCAGAAATCCGCATGGTTCATGCTTCAGCGTCTGCGGTTGGCGATGAAGTCTGACGATAGCGGCATGAGGGGGGATCTGGTGGCGCCGTAGAGGCTGACGAATGCTTTATCGGCGGCATTCCCAAGAATCTCCACCTCGGCAAGCGTGTAGGGGCAGATAAGAAGGTTCCTGTCGCTGGTATCCTTGACCGCACCACTCGCCAAGTTCGCGCAGCTGTTGTGCCAAACGTGCGGATGGAAGTGCTTTGCAATCGCATCCTCGACAACATAGGCAAGGGGTCGAATGTCTACACTGGCGGCTGGATGGCTTACCAGAATCTCGGCTATGCCGGATTCATTCACGACACCGTCAACCACGTTGACGAGTATGTGAATGGCCAAGTCCACACTCAGGGTATCGAGAACTTCTGGAGCCTACTGAAGCGCACCATCAAAGGAACCTATGTAGCCGTCGAACCGTTCCACCTTGAACGCTACGTTGACGAGCAGGTGTTTCGGTTCAATACCAGCAAGTCCATGAATGACGGGCAGCGCTTCAAGAAAGTTTTATCGCAGGTCGCGGGAAAGCGGCTCACCTTCGCAAAGGTCACCGGCAAGGTGGGAGAAAACCGGTTCTAATGCGAACCGGAAACGCCAGGGGAAGGGGAAGCGGAGGTCTTAGGCCCCCGCTTCTTTCCAATTTTGATTCGTTGGCTGTCCTCAGAAAGACGGCGTTGCATCTCCTTTTTACCGAGGCTCAGAACTCTTTTCATCACGTTGTCGAATTTTTCTTTTTGGTTCATTCCACACGCCTTCCATAAGGAACAGAAACCGCCCTACGTTCAAATAGTAGTTTGGATACGCCTTCTTGAGGTCTTTCAATTTGCTGACCATAACGAGCACGACTTGCTGGCTTGGATCGTTGAAATACAACTTCTCCAACTGCATGTAGAAATCCAACGCCGCTTCCAATTGGTCTTTAGTGAAGGGCGTCTTGTTGATCATCTTTTCGTCTAGATCAAGCCGAAGAACATAAGCCACCTCGCCAGGAATCTTGGCCTTACTGATTCTTTCGACGCTACTGGATAGCCCTTCAAGTTTTTGCCGAATCCGCAACTCCGCATCCAAAACCCGTATCTCTTCAGTCAATTCAGAGAGAGTGTTTGGGGTATCTGGCACCGTAGGTGTCTTCTCTTTCAATGCAATTACACTTGATGCCAGCGCAAAGAACCTTCTCCATTTCAGGTCGCCTCCGCCAGTTTTGATGTTTTGATGCAATAGCGAGTCAACCGTTTCCACTGCTGTCGCCCAAGCATGCTGCGCATTTGTACGAATCTGAACCTCAATCAAGCGGCCTGCTAAGTTCTCGTGCTTCATAATCTTTGGGTGGTATTTAGAAATGAGATGAATGCCTCGATACCCGTCAGGTTTTGGTCTGTCTATGTAGTTGGTTAGATCGCATTGGAACTTTTGCGCAAGTTGGTACGCCGTTAGCACGTTTTTCACTACTGCCCGGCACCCTCCAATGTCTTGCATGCGCGCCAACTGCATCCCCGGCTGGCGTTTAAGCTTGACCATCACCGATGGGATTCGCTTTAGTCGCTGAGATACCAGAGCGGAAGGATCGAGTTTTCGGGCGCGAGTTCCCAGAGTCATAAAACTCGCCTGTAGAGGATGGATGTGCGAACTTCTCCACGCCCCAAGAACATCTAGGGCATGGCTCAATTCGTCAGAAAGACGCCCGTCGCCGTGGTCGCGGATACAGTCGCCTGCCCTGCTGACCTCTTTTTTTGTGTAGGGGAAATCCACGAACAGCCCCTCCTAAATCAAGTATGTTTCACGTGACAAGGTACACCTTTTCTCGGTTGATTCGTCAAGTAAGTTATTGCCAAGGAGACTTTACGTAAAGTGAGCTTGTCATTAGGACAGGGAGACAAGACATGCTAAGTCCCGCAGCACGGAAGTACAGGAAGACCAGTTTTATGGTTTTGGCCGGATACCTGGTCTTGTTCCCGGCAGCCAGTTATGTTGCCGATCGGATTCACCCTACAGGTGCCGTCCTATGGATGCTGGCGGTGCTGCCGGTGCTCCCCATCCTTGGGGTGATGTCTTTGATGGGCCAATATCTTCGGAACGAAAAAGACGAGTACAAACGTGATCTCGCTGTTCGCTGTCTTCTATGGGGAACCGCGGGCATGGTGATCGTAAATCTGTTCTCGACTTACCTGCGCATCTTCGGTTGGAATGGGCAGTTGTTTCCGTTCAGCGAGTTCTTTGTGTTCTTGGGTTTCATGCTGGTTGCGAAGATCTCGTACCGCATGTCGAACCGGGTGCCTGCCGATGAATAACCGGCTGCGAGTCTTGCGGGCGGAGAAAGGATGGTCGCAGGCCGATCTGGCGGACAGGCTGGAGGTCTCGCGGCAATCAGTGAACGCCATCGAGACGGGGAAGTACGATCCGTCGCTGCCGCTGGCGTTTCGGATTGCGCGGCTGTTTGATCAGCGGATTGAAGAGATCTTCGAGGACGAGGCGTGACAAATGTCAGGTCGCTTTGCTGACACGCTTCACTCGCGATCAGGTGATGAACCTATCAGGCTAAGGAGAATGGAAATGATAAGTATCAATCGCAAGTGGTCTACTGAGTTGCGCCTGGCTTATATCGCTATTTTGTTCTTCATCGTGGCCCAGTATGTGGTGAATGAAAGGCCGTGGGACCACATCTTTCGCATCGCGGGCCTGCTCACTTATATTGCGTCGATGTTCTTAGCTCTACACAAGCAGCGCCGCAATTTATAACGAATTTTTCCATCCTATGAAGGGAATCAAATCATGAAAATCTTTCGTGTTCTCGTTATGCTGGCCTTTGTTCTCGGTGGTATCGCCCTGCTGTGTGTGCCGTCACGCGGCCAGACCGCGAAATCTTTCGCGCCTACACGTTTCACCATCACGGACGCGGGTACGGTGGGCAAGCCGGATGTCGTGCTGATTCCGGGACTCGCAAGCTCGAAGGCGGTGTGGGACGGAGAAGCAAAGCTGCTGGCTCCGAACTACCGGCTGCATATTGTGCAGATTGATGGCTTTGCCGGAGCTCCGGCCGGGCCGAATGCTACGGGGGCGTTTCTCGCGCCGGTGGTCGAGGAGTTGCACGCTTATATCGTCGCGAACAAGATTCATCCAACAGTGATGGGGCATTCGCTGGGCGGGCTATTGACGCTGATGCTCGCGGATAAGCATCCGGAGGATGTCAGCAAGCTGATTATTGTGGACTCGTTACCCTTCTATGCGGTGGTGTTCAACCCGGCGGCGACGGTGGATACGGTCAAGCCGCAGGCCGATGCGATACGGCAGCAGTTGATTGCCGCTCCTGCCGCCCAGTTTGCGGCGATGCAACCGCTGATGGTGGCGGGTATGGTGAAGAACGCGGACGGGCAGAAGCTAGTCGTGGCAAGCTCGATTGCGAGCGATCGAACGGTGTTCGCCAATGCCATGTACGAGGATCTGCAGACGGATTTGCGCGGCGATGTCGCGACGATCAAGACGCCGATGCTGATGCTGTATCCGTACGATGCCACGGCGCAGGGGGCTGACCCGGCGAAGGTGGATACGATCTATACGACGGCGTATGCGGCGAAGCCGAATGTGAAGCTGGTGCGGATCGACGACTCGCGGCACTTCATCATGTACGACCAGCCGGAGAAGTTGGATGCAGCGGTGGAGAGCTTTTTGAAGTAGGGCGCGCTTTTTGCGAGGGGTGGAGTCGAAGGACCCGAGGGGCTTGACCCTACCCGAGCTGTCGGGACCTTTTCCAGCACGAAAGCCCGGACTCGAGCGTTCGAGGTAGAAAGGGGTGAAGGGCATGGGCAGGATGGTGAACCTCGGGGTCCTTCGGTCCTGAGCGTAGCCGAACGGACGCGTCCCCAAAGGCCGGGACGCTTCGCTCAGGATGACGATTCTGTGGGGAGATGAAACAGAAGCTATGCGTGCATCGAGCCCGGTTGTGGTCTAAGACGAGGTCTTCGATGCCTCATTCAGATTTCAGGGTGGGGCATCCCCTTTATCTTGCGCGAAGTTCTTCGATTTCAGGCAGTTGTATTCTGAAAACAGGGGCTGGTATTTGAACCTTGTATAGGGACGATAGGCGCTGCTGGCTGTTTCCGTGAAATTCACAGAAATCCTTATCGATATTGGCTCAAACACGATATTCTGATAGTCAATATGCCTACGAAAAAAGAACTCCTCCAAGCTCAGATCCAGCACATCGACATCAAGCAGCACAACGTTGTCGCGCTGGTCGATGCCATGGCATCCATGGCTTACAGCTCGCGCGATCTCGCGCGTGCAGCGAGCATCTACGACATGATGCTGCGCGATACCGAATGCGGTGTCATCCTTTGCCTCGCCGGTTCGATGGTCTCGGCCGGCCTGCAGAAGGTCATCGTCGACCTGGTGCGCAACAACATGGTCGACGCGATCGTCTCGACCGGCGCCAACATCGTCGACCAGGACTTCTTTGAGGCTCTCGGCTACCGGCATTACATCGCGGGCGAAGAGTACAAGTACGGCGCGGGCGATGCCGAGCTTCGCGACCTGGCCATCGATCGCATCTATGACACGTTCATCGACGAGGACGAGCTGCGCATCT encodes:
- a CDS encoding alpha/beta fold hydrolase, whose product is MKIFRVLVMLAFVLGGIALLCVPSRGQTAKSFAPTRFTITDAGTVGKPDVVLIPGLASSKAVWDGEAKLLAPNYRLHIVQIDGFAGAPAGPNATGAFLAPVVEELHAYIVANKIHPTVMGHSLGGLLTLMLADKHPEDVSKLIIVDSLPFYAVVFNPAATVDTVKPQADAIRQQLIAAPAAQFAAMQPLMVAGMVKNADGQKLVVASSIASDRTVFANAMYEDLQTDLRGDVATIKTPMLMLYPYDATAQGADPAKVDTIYTTAYAAKPNVKLVRIDDSRHFIMYDQPEKLDAAVESFLK
- a CDS encoding helix-turn-helix transcriptional regulator; translated protein: MNNRLRVLRAEKGWSQADLADRLEVSRQSVNAIETGKYDPSLPLAFRIARLFDQRIEEIFEDEA
- a CDS encoding RelA/SpoT domain-containing protein produces the protein MDFPYTKKEVSRAGDCIRDHGDGRLSDELSHALDVLGAWRSSHIHPLQASFMTLGTRARKLDPSALVSQRLKRIPSVMVKLKRQPGMQLARMQDIGGCRAVVKNVLTAYQLAQKFQCDLTNYIDRPKPDGYRGIHLISKYHPKIMKHENLAGRLIEVQIRTNAQHAWATAVETVDSLLHQNIKTGGGDLKWRRFFALASSVIALKEKTPTVPDTPNTLSELTEEIRVLDAELRIRQKLEGLSSSVERISKAKIPGEVAYVLRLDLDEKMINKTPFTKDQLEAALDFYMQLEKLYFNDPSQQVVLVMVSKLKDLKKAYPNYYLNVGRFLFLMEGVWNEPKRKIRQRDEKSSEPR